The Budorcas taxicolor isolate Tak-1 chromosome 25, Takin1.1, whole genome shotgun sequence genome includes a region encoding these proteins:
- the LOC128069133 gene encoding olfactory receptor 151-like, whose amino-acid sequence MAAQNHSTVTEFILGGLINQPELQLPFFFLFLGIYSVTMIGNLGVITLICLNAQLHTPMYYFLSSLSLLDLCYSSVITPKMLVNFVSEKNTISYAGCMSQFYFFIVFVIAECYMLTVMAYDRYVAICRPLLYNIIMSHGVCSLLVAAVYTMGLIGSTIEIGLMLKLSYCEHLISYYFCDVVPLMKLSCSSTYHIEITTFFLAGFNIIVTSLTIFVSYAFILSSILRIHSTGGRSKAFSTCSSHLAAVGLFYGSTTFLYLKSPTGSSLAQENVVSLFYTTGIPMLNPLIYSLRNKEVKAAMQKTLRRKLFGCKCHYSFSD is encoded by the coding sequence ATGGCTGCACAAAACCACTCCACAGTGACAGAGTTCATTCTTGGAGGTTTAATAAATCAGCCAGAGCTCCAACTacccttcttcttcctctttcttgggATCTACTCAGTTACCATGATAGGGAACCTGGGTGTGataacactgatttgtctgaATGCTCAGCTTCATACACCCATGTACTATTTTCTCAGCAGTCTGTCACTATTAGATCTCTGTTACTCCTCTGTCATCACCCCTAAGATGTTGGTGAACTTTGTGTCGGAGAAGAACACCATCTCCTATGCAGGGTGCATGTCCCAGTTCTACTTCTTCATTGTGTTTGTCATTGCTGAGTGTTACATGCTGacagtgatggcctatgaccgctatgttGCCATCTGTAGACCTCTGCTTTACAACATCATCATGTCTCATGGAGTCTGCTCCCTCCTGGTGGCTGCAGTCTATACCATGGGGCTCATTGGCTCAACCATAGAAATTGGCCTCATGTTAAAATTATCCTACTGTGAGCACCTCATCAGTTACTACTTCTGTGATGTTGTCCCACTCATGAAGCTCTCCTGCTCCAGCACCTATCATATTGAAATAACAACTTTCTTTTTGGCTGGATTTAACATCATAGTCACCAGCTTAACAATCTTTGTTTCCTATGCTTTTATTCTCTCCAGCATCCTCCGTATCCACTCCACAGGGGGAAGGTCCAAAGCCTTCAGTACATGCAGCTCCCATCTTGCAGCTGTCGGATTATTTTATGGATCTACCACATTCTTGTATTTAAAATCCCCCACAGGCAGTTCCCTGGCCCAGGAGAATGTGGTTTCCCTGTTCTATACCACAGGGAtacccatgctgaaccccttaATTTACAGCTTGAGAAATAAGGAAGTGAAGGCTGCCATGCAGAAAACACTAAGGAGAAAACTCTTTGGGTGCAAATgtcattattctttttcagattga